The proteins below are encoded in one region of Paraburkholderia phenazinium:
- a CDS encoding sugar kinase: MPTSASPAVLALGEAMVEFNQASKDEPNYLQGFGGDTSNFCVAAARQGTTAGFVSAVGDDHFGRLLLDLWQCESVATSMVKVDSHAPTGVYFVSHGPDGHQFDYLRAGSAASRYAPRDLPLDAIAAAQVVHLSGISLAISVSACDAALAAIGHARANGVRVSFDTNLRLKLWPLARARAVMAEAIRYTDICLPSWDDVTELTGLTGRDEIVDYLLALGPRVVALKLGKQGAYVATPDERRLVPGHVVNAVDATGAGDCFGGAFIARIVAGDDPFAAARYANVAAALSTQGYGAVAPIPHRAVVEQALAEAV; the protein is encoded by the coding sequence ATGCCTACGTCCGCGAGCCCGGCAGTCCTCGCGCTCGGCGAGGCAATGGTCGAATTCAACCAGGCGTCGAAGGACGAGCCGAACTATCTGCAGGGGTTTGGCGGCGACACCTCGAACTTCTGCGTCGCGGCTGCTCGTCAGGGTACGACGGCCGGCTTTGTGTCGGCAGTCGGCGACGATCATTTCGGGCGTCTGCTGCTCGATCTGTGGCAGTGCGAGTCGGTCGCTACGTCGATGGTGAAGGTCGATAGCCACGCGCCCACCGGCGTCTATTTTGTCTCGCACGGCCCGGACGGGCATCAGTTCGATTATCTGCGCGCCGGTTCGGCCGCGAGTCGTTACGCCCCACGGGATTTGCCGCTTGACGCGATTGCCGCGGCCCAGGTGGTGCATCTGTCCGGCATCAGTCTCGCCATCAGCGTAAGTGCCTGCGATGCTGCTCTCGCGGCCATCGGCCACGCTCGCGCGAACGGTGTGCGTGTCAGTTTCGATACCAACCTGCGTCTCAAGCTGTGGCCGCTCGCGCGAGCGCGTGCGGTGATGGCCGAAGCGATTCGCTACACGGATATCTGTCTCCCAAGCTGGGACGATGTCACGGAGCTGACGGGGCTCACTGGCCGCGACGAGATCGTCGATTATCTGCTGGCGCTCGGGCCCCGCGTGGTAGCGCTCAAGCTCGGCAAGCAGGGCGCTTATGTGGCCACGCCGGATGAGCGCCGCCTCGTGCCGGGTCACGTCGTGAACGCCGTCGATGCGACCGGTGCTGGCGATTGTTTCGGCGGTGCGTTTATTGCCCGCATCGTCGCGGGTGACGATCCGTTTGCCGCGGCGCGCTATGCCAACGTGGCGGCGGCATTGTCCACGCAAGGCTACGGCGCAGTGGCGCCGATTCCCCATCGTGCGGTGGTCGAGCAGGCGTTGGCCGAGGCTGTTTAA
- the bktB gene encoding beta-ketothiolase BktB — translation MQRDVVVISGVRTAIGDFGGSLKDFSPTDLGARVVREVLSRAKVSGDEVGHVVFGNVVHTEPKDMYLARVAALNGGVAQHTPALTVNRLCGSGLQAIVSAAQSVLLGDADIAIGGGAENMSRAPYVMPAARFGQRMGDARLVDMMLGALNDPFQGIHMGVTAENVAQKYGITREAQDALALESHRRAAHAIANGYFKEQILPVTIASKKGDVVFEQDEHVRVNPSAEDFAKLKPVFAKENGSVTAGNASGINDAAAAVVLMERSVAEQRGVQPLARLVAYAHAGVDPAYMGIGPVPATRKVLERAGLTVADLDVIEANEAFAAQACAVSNELGLDPAKVNPNGSGISLGHPIGATGALITVKALYELQRTRGRYALVTMCIGGGQGIAAIFERI, via the coding sequence ATGCAACGGGACGTCGTAGTGATAAGCGGGGTACGGACGGCAATTGGCGACTTCGGTGGCAGCCTCAAAGACTTCTCGCCGACCGATCTCGGCGCACGCGTGGTGCGTGAGGTGTTGTCGCGTGCGAAGGTGTCGGGCGACGAAGTGGGCCATGTCGTGTTCGGCAACGTGGTTCACACCGAACCGAAGGATATGTATCTGGCCCGCGTCGCGGCGTTGAACGGCGGCGTCGCGCAGCATACGCCTGCGTTGACGGTGAACCGCTTGTGCGGTTCCGGTCTGCAGGCGATCGTCTCCGCCGCGCAGAGCGTGCTGCTCGGCGATGCGGATATCGCCATCGGCGGCGGCGCAGAAAACATGAGCCGCGCGCCGTATGTGATGCCCGCTGCGCGCTTCGGCCAGCGCATGGGCGATGCGCGTCTCGTCGACATGATGCTGGGCGCCCTCAACGATCCGTTCCAGGGCATCCACATGGGCGTGACGGCTGAGAACGTCGCGCAAAAATACGGCATCACGCGTGAAGCCCAAGATGCGCTCGCGCTCGAATCGCATCGTCGTGCCGCCCACGCTATCGCGAACGGGTATTTCAAGGAACAGATTCTGCCGGTCACGATTGCATCGAAGAAGGGTGACGTCGTGTTCGAACAGGATGAACACGTTCGCGTGAATCCGTCGGCGGAAGACTTTGCGAAGTTGAAGCCGGTGTTTGCGAAGGAAAACGGCTCGGTCACTGCCGGCAACGCGTCCGGTATCAACGACGCGGCCGCTGCGGTTGTCCTGATGGAGCGCAGCGTCGCGGAGCAGCGCGGTGTGCAGCCATTGGCACGTCTGGTCGCGTACGCGCACGCGGGCGTCGATCCGGCGTACATGGGTATCGGCCCGGTGCCGGCTACCCGCAAGGTGCTCGAACGGGCCGGCCTGACGGTCGCCGATCTCGATGTCATCGAAGCCAACGAAGCATTTGCCGCGCAGGCGTGCGCGGTCAGCAACGAACTTGGACTCGATCCCGCGAAGGTCAATCCGAACGGCTCCGGCATTTCGCTCGGCCACCCGATCGGCGCGACCGGCGCACTGATTACCGTGAAGGCGCTCTACGAACTGCAGCGCACTCGCGGGCGTTACGCGCTCGTGACGATGTGCATCGGCGGCGGCCAGGGCATCGCGGCGATCTTCGAGCGGATTTGA
- the serB gene encoding phosphoserine phosphatase SerB has protein sequence MNLVIQSPAPLSADHHKTLIALARGSRATVIDAYAIRIADANPAQRADLEVYCDTHSLDFAFVEPNRHLRDFGLVAMDMDSTLITIECIDEIADFCGLKAEVAAITEASMRGEIKDFNESLTRRVALLKGLDASALERVYDERLRLSPGAEQMLAGAKAAGLKTLLVSGGFTFFTDRLKARLGLDFSHANTLEIVDGKLTGKVTGEIVNADVKARTLRETCAKLGIDPNRAIAMGDGSNDLKMMAEAGLSVAFRAKPVVREAASVAFNHVGLDGVLRLF, from the coding sequence ATGAACCTCGTCATCCAAAGCCCCGCGCCGTTGTCCGCCGATCACCATAAGACGCTTATCGCGCTTGCGCGTGGCTCGCGCGCCACCGTCATCGATGCGTACGCCATCCGCATTGCCGACGCCAACCCCGCCCAGCGCGCCGATCTCGAGGTTTACTGCGACACGCACTCGCTGGACTTCGCGTTTGTCGAACCCAACCGGCACTTGCGCGACTTCGGCCTGGTGGCGATGGATATGGATTCGACGCTGATCACGATCGAATGCATCGACGAAATCGCCGATTTCTGCGGGCTGAAAGCCGAGGTCGCGGCGATCACCGAGGCGTCGATGCGCGGCGAAATCAAGGACTTCAACGAAAGCCTCACGCGCCGGGTAGCGCTGCTCAAGGGCCTCGACGCCAGCGCGCTGGAACGCGTGTACGACGAACGGCTGCGTCTCTCGCCGGGAGCTGAACAGATGCTCGCCGGGGCAAAGGCAGCGGGTCTGAAAACGTTGCTCGTGTCCGGCGGTTTCACGTTCTTCACGGACAGGCTGAAGGCCCGCCTGGGCCTCGATTTCTCGCACGCGAATACGCTCGAAATCGTCGACGGCAAACTGACCGGCAAAGTAACAGGCGAGATCGTGAACGCCGACGTCAAGGCGCGTACGCTGCGTGAGACCTGTGCCAAGCTAGGCATAGATCCGAACCGGGCGATCGCGATGGGCGACGGTTCGAACGACCTGAAAATGATGGCCGAGGCCGGGCTATCGGTCGCATTTCGTGCGAAGCCAGTGGTGCGCGAAGCGGCCAGCGTCGCGTTTAACCACGTTGGGCTGGATGGGGTGTTGCGGTTGTTTTGA
- a CDS encoding 3-ketoacyl-ACP reductase: MAQRIAYVTGGMGGIGTSICQRLHKEGFKVVAGCGPNSPRRVKWLEEQKALGFDFIASEGNVGDWESTRAAFDKVKAEVGEIDVLVNNAGITRDVVFRKMTHEDWTAVIDTNLTSLFNVTKQVIDGMVERGFGRVINISSVNGQKGQFGQTNYSTAKAGIHGFTMSLAQEVATKGVTVNTVSPGYIGTDMVKSIRPDVLEKIVATIPVRRLGQPDEIGSIVAWLASDESGFSTGADFSLNGGLHMG; the protein is encoded by the coding sequence ATGGCACAGCGAATTGCGTATGTAACGGGCGGGATGGGCGGCATCGGCACGAGCATTTGCCAACGTCTTCATAAGGAAGGCTTCAAGGTCGTCGCAGGCTGTGGCCCGAACTCGCCACGCCGGGTCAAATGGCTCGAAGAGCAGAAGGCACTCGGTTTCGACTTCATCGCCTCGGAAGGCAATGTGGGCGACTGGGAATCGACGCGGGCGGCGTTTGACAAGGTGAAGGCCGAAGTCGGCGAAATCGACGTGCTGGTCAACAACGCGGGCATCACGCGCGACGTCGTGTTCCGCAAGATGACGCATGAAGACTGGACGGCGGTAATCGACACCAACCTGACGAGTCTGTTCAACGTCACCAAGCAGGTGATCGATGGTATGGTCGAGCGCGGCTTTGGGCGCGTGATCAACATCTCGTCGGTGAACGGGCAGAAGGGCCAGTTCGGGCAAACCAACTACTCGACGGCAAAGGCCGGCATTCACGGTTTCACGATGTCGCTGGCTCAGGAAGTCGCCACCAAGGGTGTGACGGTCAATACCGTTTCGCCTGGCTACATCGGCACGGATATGGTCAAGTCGATCCGTCCCGATGTGCTGGAAAAGATCGTTGCGACGATTCCGGTGCGCCGTCTTGGCCAGCCGGATGAGATCGGTTCGATCGTAGCGTGGCTCGCGTCGGACGAATCGGGTTTTTCTACGGGAGCCGATTTCTCGCTGAATGGCGGTCTGCACATGGGCTGA
- a CDS encoding cystathionine beta-lyase, whose translation MTQSKPKRSLQTRIVRAEDQVTPGFESLSVPVARASTVVFPDLAAMRACDWRNDGQWRYGLHATPTSLVLAQRLAAIEGGNHALLQPSGLSAISNVYFGLVKAGDDVLIPDNVYSPNREHGDWLARDFGITARYYDPLIGAGIADLIQPNTRLIWLEAPGSVTMEVPDIRAITAAARARNVITAIDNTWSAGLAFRPFDHGVDISLQALTKYQSGGGDVLMGATITVDRDVHLKLKAARMRMGIGVSADDCSLILRSLPSMRVRFEQHDRSALALAKWLKTRPEIAAVLHPAFADCPGHEVYERDFTGAGGLFSVVFDGRYTPAQIDTFCESLELFSIGWSWGGAHSLVVPYDIASMRTAAQWPHQGTLVRFYIGLEEEADLRADIEQSLSTLA comes from the coding sequence ATGACTCAATCCAAACCAAAGCGCAGCCTGCAAACCCGCATCGTGCGCGCTGAAGACCAGGTCACACCGGGCTTCGAATCGCTATCGGTGCCGGTGGCGCGCGCATCGACGGTCGTGTTTCCCGATCTCGCCGCGATGCGGGCGTGCGACTGGCGCAACGACGGCCAGTGGCGCTACGGCCTGCATGCGACGCCGACCTCCCTCGTGCTGGCGCAGCGGCTCGCCGCGATCGAAGGCGGCAATCATGCGCTGTTGCAGCCGTCGGGACTGTCGGCGATCTCCAACGTCTACTTTGGCCTCGTCAAGGCGGGCGACGACGTCCTGATCCCCGACAACGTGTATTCGCCGAACCGTGAGCACGGCGATTGGCTGGCGCGCGATTTCGGCATTACGGCACGTTATTACGACCCGTTGATCGGCGCGGGGATTGCGGACCTGATCCAGCCCAATACGCGCCTGATCTGGCTCGAAGCGCCGGGCTCGGTGACGATGGAAGTGCCCGACATCCGGGCGATCACTGCGGCAGCGCGTGCCCGCAACGTCATCACGGCAATCGACAATACCTGGTCCGCTGGACTGGCGTTCCGTCCGTTCGATCATGGTGTCGATATCTCGCTTCAGGCGCTGACCAAGTATCAGTCGGGTGGTGGCGACGTGCTGATGGGCGCGACCATCACGGTGGATCGTGACGTGCATCTGAAGCTGAAAGCGGCGCGCATGCGCATGGGCATCGGCGTCTCCGCGGACGACTGCTCGCTGATTCTGCGCAGCCTGCCCAGCATGCGGGTGCGTTTCGAGCAGCATGACCGCAGCGCGCTCGCGCTTGCGAAGTGGCTGAAGACACGTCCTGAGATTGCGGCGGTGCTGCATCCGGCATTTGCCGATTGTCCGGGACACGAGGTCTACGAACGCGATTTCACGGGCGCGGGCGGACTGTTTTCGGTCGTGTTCGACGGCCGCTACACGCCGGCGCAAATCGACACGTTCTGCGAGTCGCTCGAGCTGTTTTCGATCGGCTGGAGCTGGGGTGGGGCGCACAGCCTCGTGGTGCCGTACGACATCGCTTCGATGCGGACGGCGGCGCAGTGGCCGCATCAAGGCACGTTAGTGCGCTTCTATATCGGGCTGGAGGAAGAGGCCGATCTGCGCGCGGATATCGAGCAGAGTTTGAGTACGTTGGCCTAG
- the phaR gene encoding polyhydroxyalkanoate synthesis repressor PhaR, translated as MTTTTKKTAERLIKKYPNRRLYDTETSTYITLTDVKQLVLDQEDFKVIDAKSNEDLTRAILLQIILEEESGGLPMFSSSMLSQIIRFYGHAMQGMMGTYLEKNIQAFIDIQAKLADQSKNLYEGKAMNPEVWSQFMNMQAPMMQGMMTSYIEQSKNMFVQMQEQMQNQAKSMFSTFPFTPANPQTDPEPEKK; from the coding sequence ATGACCACTACTACAAAGAAAACTGCCGAACGACTCATCAAGAAATATCCGAACCGTCGGCTCTACGATACCGAGACAAGCACGTACATCACGCTGACGGACGTCAAGCAGCTCGTGCTGGACCAGGAGGATTTCAAGGTCATCGATGCTAAGAGCAACGAGGATCTGACGCGCGCCATTCTGTTGCAGATCATTCTGGAAGAAGAGAGCGGCGGTTTGCCGATGTTCTCGTCGTCGATGCTCTCGCAGATCATCCGTTTCTACGGACACGCGATGCAGGGGATGATGGGCACGTATCTCGAGAAGAACATTCAGGCGTTCATCGACATTCAGGCCAAGCTCGCCGACCAGTCGAAGAACCTGTATGAAGGCAAGGCGATGAACCCCGAGGTGTGGTCGCAGTTTATGAACATGCAGGCGCCGATGATGCAGGGCATGATGACCAGCTATATCGAGCAGTCGAAGAACATGTTCGTGCAGATGCAGGAGCAGATGCAGAATCAGGCCAAGTCGATGTTCAGCACGTTCCCGTTTACGCCGGCCAATCCGCAGACGGATCCGGAGCCGGAGAAGAAGTAG
- a CDS encoding DUF3800 domain-containing protein, translating to MSYICYIDEAGCSAPLPARKTDIQPLLVVAGLVVHQEALPLLTREFLTLKRTYFPGSFTSPHLLDDVREEVKGSDLRSAIRKKGHKARTQLRFIDDTLGLLERYSCRVLASVWIKGVAMPFKSRETYTQSVQYACKAFQSFLKHKDSQGFVIADFRTTQLNDQVAHSIFTQKYRAKGDPFDRVIELPTFGVSNNHVGLQLTDVLCSALIFPIASSVYCFGHVSGVHVNGRDLVARRRYSKRLKKLQFKVDAGWSVWVSDKHQKRSSADLFVVPPVQTPVHVPLHGLDVEWHAAVDADGVEKGDDEATASTAALA from the coding sequence GTGTCGTATATCTGTTACATCGACGAGGCAGGATGCAGTGCGCCTTTGCCCGCGAGGAAAACGGATATTCAGCCTTTGCTTGTAGTCGCAGGACTGGTCGTTCATCAAGAGGCGCTCCCGCTCCTCACGCGTGAGTTTCTCACGTTGAAGCGCACGTACTTCCCGGGGTCGTTCACTTCGCCTCATCTACTCGACGACGTGCGAGAAGAGGTCAAGGGCTCTGATCTTCGAAGTGCGATCCGGAAGAAAGGCCATAAAGCCCGAACGCAATTGCGGTTTATCGACGATACGTTGGGACTGCTTGAGCGCTACAGCTGTCGGGTTCTCGCGTCGGTCTGGATAAAGGGTGTAGCTATGCCGTTCAAGTCGCGCGAGACCTATACTCAATCGGTGCAGTATGCATGCAAGGCCTTCCAGTCGTTTCTGAAGCACAAGGACTCGCAAGGTTTTGTGATTGCCGACTTTAGGACTACGCAACTGAACGACCAGGTTGCGCATTCGATTTTTACTCAAAAGTACCGGGCGAAAGGCGATCCATTTGACCGTGTGATCGAGTTGCCGACGTTCGGTGTGAGTAACAACCACGTCGGTCTCCAGCTGACCGATGTCTTGTGCAGCGCGCTTATCTTCCCGATCGCGTCATCGGTTTACTGTTTTGGCCACGTCTCGGGAGTCCATGTGAATGGGCGCGATCTTGTCGCTCGTCGCCGCTACAGCAAGCGTCTGAAAAAGCTTCAATTTAAGGTCGACGCAGGTTGGAGCGTCTGGGTGTCCGACAAACACCAGAAGCGTTCGTCGGCCGATCTCTTTGTGGTGCCGCCAGTTCAGACTCCGGTCCATGTGCCGCTGCACGGCCTGGATGTCGAATGGCATGCGGCGGTGGACGCAGACGGAGTTGAGAAAGGCGACGACGAGGCAACGGCCAGCACGGCCGCATTAGCTTAG
- the rimO gene encoding 30S ribosomal protein S12 methylthiotransferase RimO — MVSLGCPKALVDSEQIITQLRAEGYEISGTYDGADLVVVNTCGFIDEAVQESLDAIGEALSENGKVIVTGCLGAKKSASGSGLIEEVHPKVLAVTGPHALGEVMQAVHNHLPKPHDPFVDLVPAAGVKLTPRHYAYLKISEGCNHRCTFCIIPSMRGDLVSRPVADVMLEAENLFKSGVKELLVISQDTSAYGVDVKYRTGFWNGKPIKTRMTDLVGALGELAAQYGAWVRLHYVYPYPSVDEVIPMMAEGPFKGHVLPYLDVPFQHAHPEVLKRMKRPANAEKVLERVRAWREMCPDLTIRSTFIAGFPGETEEHFQTLLDFIREAELDRVGCFAYSPVEGATANELDGALPDEVREERRARFMEVAEEVSAKRIARKVGKTLKVLVDEINTDGGIGRTAADAPEIDGVVYIAPTTKASKRYKVGDFVSVKISGADGHDLWGEV, encoded by the coding sequence ATGGTCTCCCTCGGCTGCCCGAAAGCGCTCGTCGACTCCGAGCAGATCATCACGCAACTGCGCGCCGAAGGCTACGAGATCTCGGGGACCTATGACGGCGCCGATCTGGTCGTGGTCAACACCTGCGGCTTCATCGACGAAGCGGTCCAGGAAAGCCTCGACGCCATCGGCGAGGCGCTGTCCGAAAACGGCAAGGTGATCGTCACCGGTTGCCTCGGCGCGAAGAAGAGCGCGAGCGGCTCAGGCCTGATCGAAGAGGTGCATCCGAAGGTGCTGGCCGTCACCGGTCCGCATGCGCTGGGCGAAGTGATGCAGGCGGTCCATAACCACCTGCCGAAGCCGCACGACCCGTTCGTGGATCTCGTGCCCGCTGCGGGCGTGAAACTCACGCCGCGCCACTACGCGTATCTGAAGATTTCCGAAGGCTGCAACCATCGCTGCACGTTCTGCATCATCCCGTCCATGCGCGGCGACCTCGTGTCGCGTCCGGTCGCTGACGTGATGCTTGAAGCTGAAAACCTGTTCAAGTCCGGTGTGAAGGAACTGCTGGTGATTTCGCAGGACACGAGTGCGTATGGCGTGGACGTGAAGTACCGCACCGGTTTCTGGAACGGCAAGCCGATCAAGACGCGCATGACCGATCTCGTCGGCGCACTCGGCGAACTGGCGGCGCAATACGGCGCCTGGGTGCGCCTGCACTATGTGTATCCGTACCCAAGCGTCGACGAAGTGATCCCGATGATGGCCGAAGGCCCGTTCAAAGGCCACGTGCTGCCGTACCTCGATGTACCGTTCCAGCACGCGCATCCCGAAGTGCTCAAGCGTATGAAGCGCCCGGCCAATGCCGAAAAAGTGCTTGAGCGCGTGCGCGCATGGCGCGAGATGTGCCCGGATCTGACCATCCGCAGCACGTTCATCGCCGGCTTTCCTGGTGAGACCGAAGAGCATTTCCAGACGCTGCTCGATTTCATCCGCGAAGCAGAACTGGATCGGGTTGGCTGCTTTGCTTACTCGCCGGTTGAGGGCGCCACGGCCAACGAACTGGACGGTGCGTTGCCCGACGAAGTGCGTGAAGAACGCCGCGCGCGTTTCATGGAAGTCGCCGAGGAAGTGTCGGCGAAGCGCATCGCCCGCAAGGTCGGCAAGACGCTGAAGGTGCTGGTCGATGAGATCAATACCGACGGCGGCATCGGCCGCACGGCAGCGGATGCGCCGGAGATCGACGGGGTCGTGTATATCGCGCCCACCACCAAGGCCTCGAAGCGCTACAAGGTCGGTGATTTTGTCTCGGTGAAGATCAGCGGTGCGGATGGCCACGATCTGTGGGGCGAGGTGTAA